AAGgagttagaaaaaaaaaatcgtgatgtTTTAGTTAACTGACGAAAGATGCCATAAACGTCAGACGTTTCGAATCGaccgtaatttatttatctttaattaatatccaaaataaaaaaatatatatctaaTTCCAAACTCTCAATAAACCCAAACAATTATTCTTCAAgatgatttaataaaaaaaatcaatcaatatcTTTATTGAAACGTTTTGTACAAATCGTCGAACCCTCAACAACTTTGTAGAATTAAAATAAGTAACGATTAATCATTAAGTATATACAGACAATCATCAATCATCCATCAACAATCATTTACTGCTATCCTCGGACTTCTCCTTGCCCCATTCCTCTGAGATATAAGTCAGGAGATCATTGAGACCCTCAAATTCAGTTCTACTCTGGGGTGGATTGTTCTTAGATATTCTGGGTAGAATCGACCCCATTTTATTCCGGAATTCACGGGCATTAGTCGCCCCCGATAATTTCCAGATACCGTAGAATAGCAAACTGCACCCAGTGACAGCGTACACGGTACCCCATCCCAGGGCCCTCATCGCGAGGGTGACCCCTGCTTCGGTGGAGCCCCTGACCCCGACCACACCTTGTTCGAAGTACTTGGGGTCTTTCTTTCGTACAGCTGCAACTGTCGAGCCGAATCCGATGATTGCAGACATCCCTGTGACTGCACCGAGGAACAAAACTCCTGGAAACAGTGCAACATTGAACATTTTCAGGAGAACATCTGAGACATATTGAGATATTTAACAGTGGAGGTTGTCGTCCGGGGAAGGGGGTCACGTCAgcaaattgattgattgatttatctAATGACAGACAAAATAGTTTTTAGATTTCGATGGGATCTAAATTTTGAGATGCAGCTGCGATGCCCACATGTCGATAATTGGGTTGGATAacagttaaaaaatttattcttttgAAATTAGATACATCAATTTGGTCACGTGACACCTGTGGAAGACTTCTCTTCAATTTGAATcgaaaaattgtcgaaatCTCCGAAATTTGACGACGATCCATCAAGTCCTTCAATCCCTTTCGTCAAAACTTTGGGGAAAGTGAGGTTATCCACAAAAAAAAGCTCCAGATCTGTTAGTAGACATTTCCATCGATTTCCATGAATGAAACTcaccataaaatttattgtccTTGCTGTCAGTCGTGTGTTTAACAACTGACAGATTCCCAGGGTCACCATTCACACGAGAAATTGTATCATTTTGGGGACTAACATTCTCGCCCGACATGACGTCAATTGATGACAGGTACCAACTGCTAGAGCCACTAGAAACGAGTGGCATGACTGAATCAACGCTCAACCTTCTTGATATTGTGTTCCATCCTGGAGTGAAGTCACGGGACGGATGTTTGGTGTGGATTTGATCAGCTGTCACCGACAGATGAAGACAGACGTTTAAGAGAACAACAATTAGATATGGAAGGTAAAATCATTTGTGTTCGcttatttttacttttagaattggatattttttatgccAGAGAACCACCAGAACATCGAGAGATTTATTCAGGAGCTTCGGGAGGTCGTCAAGCTCAAGGACAAAGCCAGTGAGGAGCAGAATGAAGACATCGTGAGGATTTTGGATTCACTGGTTGATGCCAGCAAGAACTCCATTGATAGTGAGTTATCGTTGGGTTGAGTCTGGTCAGAATATCCTGAtcttaattttctcatttctgcAGATAATTTCGAGTTTGAGATTAAAGACATGTTTCTGAAGCTCCTGACCCACGAATCCAAGGCCATAATAGCCAAGAGTGCAAAAGCAATAGCAGAAATTGCAAAGACTGAGAGTGGAAGACTAAAATGTACCAATGGAGATTTAGCCAGGACTCTCATGGATTTACTGAAAGGAGATGATGTTAATGTTCTTACCCAAACATCGAGGGCTCTTGGGAACATATGTTATGAGAATGGTAAATTATTTGCTACAAATATTCCAGAACTCAATTGAACccaaatgaaattcattaattttttctcattctcaaGATATCGATTCCAGCTTTGCAATGCAAACTAACTGATTGAAATCGTATCATTAGTGTTCACAAGTTTCATTGAAGATGAAGCAACTTTGCCTTTCCCAAGTCTACATTCTGTTGCTAATTGTTCGTTACTCGATAATATCTTTGAATGATTAcaataaatgataataattatttagaacaggggaaaaaattggtgCAAGAGAACGATGGTCTGCGGTATATCATACGAGTTCTCCAACGTGGAGTGAAACTCGAGGACAAGGAGAGGGCGGCGTTGTTGAGGAATGTGGGTGCTGGCTTTCTCCTGAACTACCTGGACGACCAGGAATCCCTCCAGAAGACAATCTTGGAGTATGATCTCGTTCCAACGATCTGTGATGTCCTAGAAATCGATGGGAAGACGGCGGGAGAGGCTGCGATGCACGCCATGTTTGCCCTGGAGGTATTGAATGACTCGAGTATTCAATTCTTGGACGAGAGACTGACGAAGGTGTTAGTAGAGATACTCGCCGGGGATTCGTCTTCGGACTTGTCACACATGTGCCTGGAATTGCTTCACGGACAGGCGGACAGTGGTAAGAGaggcgaataatttttttatttcgaggaAGTTTGATTCTCAATGACTGAGGCTGGGGATCAACGAAAAACAAGAAATTCTATTGACTCACATGAAAAATCTCGACATTGCAGAAAATGCCAAAATGCTACTAGCAAAATCAGGTGTCTGCCAACTTCTCCTGAGCCTCCTCGAGAAGCACGTCTCGCGATGCATCGACGAGGAGACCCGAGAAGTATTGAAAACTGCCTGCAATTTAATCGTTTTGATAATCACCGGAGACGAGAGTATGAACTATCTCTACGACAACAGCAACGGTGAAGTCTACAAGAAACTAGTCTCATGGCTGGAGGAGGATTGTGATGAAGATCTTCAAGTAGCTGCTGTCCTGGCGATGGGCAACTTTGCCAGGACCGATGCTCATTGTGAGTCAATGGTGGTCCAGGGTATCCACAAACAACTGATGAAGTTGCTGAAGAATAACAACAGCAGTGATGGAGATATTAGATTTCAACATGCATTGCTCTCTGCAGTTAGAAATCTAGTCATTCCTTACAATAATAAGCCAGTTATGTTGAGAGATGGACTCATTGATGTTGTCTATCCCATGCTAGAGATTTCCACGATTCCTGTGATATTCAAGCTGTTGGGAACACTGAGAATAGTCATCGATGGACAGGGTATGTAGTTTAGTTTCAAaactttatgaattttttaacaggaatttttcatttgaatgatggggattttataattatgtGTGGCACACGATATTCTGTTCCCAAAGGAATAAAATATCGCCTACCCCATGATAGTAAAATATTTCCTGACTCTCCTGAAGGCGAGGAGTAATTTTCTAGGAGCAAAATATcgcattaaaataatttattaaaaacttaATCTCCAAATTGCTTCGCCTCCCAATGCTCTTCCAAACAATTCAACGAAAATGACATGGATAATTCGTAGAAGAGGCTGCCACTCTTCTAGGGAAAAAAGAAGACCTGGTGAAGGAGACCATCGAGTGGTGCGGCACTGAAGAAGCATCTCTAGTTCACGGAGAAGCTAATCGTCTCATCGCTTGGCTGGTAACCAACAGTAGAAACAAGGATGTGAttttattgttgataaaaCACGGTGCTATCCAGTACCTGTCCAAGATGGTCATCGCCCCTCATGCTCTCATGCAGAATGAAGCTCTTTTGAGCCTGACCATCATGACCGCGATGGCCCTCGAGGAATGCCaattagaattaattaaatttgggaTCCAAGACAtcatgattaaattttttagagaAAGTGTTGCCAATTTACAGCCACCAATAGTGGAAAATGCGATTACATTCATAAATACTATGACAAAGTCAGGTAGGACCATCACTACGgactattcattaaatttcaaatttatagaTTATAATTTATAGATTTGTAGAAACTGCCATATTTTCTTCAAAGAGAAAAAAGATTCACATTTTATTTCAGATGCTCTAAAGAACTACCTGAAGGATTCAAACCTTCCTGAAGCCCTAGAGGATTTCCTGAACTCAGAAATAAACATGCCAACTCAAAAATCCAAAGTGAAACTGCTGCTCGACACTTTGAATGTATAAGATCTGCGTGgtcagtatattttttttaactctatCAATTTCACTATTAGCGAGCGTCCGAATGGAAGCGATTCCCACTTTCaaagtaataaattaattcgttAATATGACCGATCCATCAAACAtttcataatataaaaaaattgaatgaaaacaaaatccgACACCTTGAGTTGTGTCTCTGCTCGAACCACGACATTCcactatataatatataatatacaatATAAATCTGCCTGgaagataaatttattttgtatGATATCATCCCAAGGAATGTTATAACGTAAAGTAAATTCAAGTAGATCACGTATTTTGTGAGATATTGAGAAAAAcagattttttagaaattgtcGTATCTCAAAAATTACTTAACTGACTGAGCTGAACGTGTACGAAAATACTCAAAAATAATCCGAATTACGTgacaaaatttccaatttttagtTTGACTTTTAGTCCTTTTGCTTTGTTtattgtaatttatttaaaaaaacccgAAAAGTGATCACACGCACGGGAACATGCATagactcattttttaaaaaacatgtTCACGTTTTATGACATTTTATATCATTTCTCAGTCACATTCGAAGAtcgtaaaaatcatttattacaatatttccattcgggagcaaaaaaaaagatgactTTCTGCCTCTGGACATGTGAATCCATTTCTACGAAGCATGAAAACTAATTCCAGAGAGGTAAATTATTACAGGGAAAGACGAGGAGACTAATACATGAAGTTAAATTGTGCCAATTCCAAATGTAAAATCAAAATCGGACGATTTTTATtacgaatgaatgaacaattgTGAGTTTAGGTTATCAGAAGTCAAATGAATACTGTATTTTCTCGTTTATATATACAGCCTATTGTGGAGTgtattttatttgataaataaagGATATCTTATTGATGTATAAAacagattttttcatgaaaacatGTCACAATGATCGCGGTATTTAGTATGAAAATCgcttaaaaaatatcgtatTCTATCATTGATATTTACATCGGTGTTTgtcgtaaaaattaataacttcAGTTGATGATTTTACAAAATACTCCCCGAAAAATCTGTCAATATTTTACAATAGTCAATCGTCCTTGAGAATctagaaacattttttctccaaTCATGGTGCAATGATTTGAAGGGCCAAACGCGAGGGCCAATGGTCGTAGTATCAAACCGCCGCAACAGACGTTTGGATTTGCGAACTAAATTATCCTAGGGATCAGTCGATCCTTGGGGAGGTCTAGCGTTGAAAT
This DNA window, taken from Diachasmimorpha longicaudata isolate KC_UGA_2023 chromosome 8, iyDiaLong2, whole genome shotgun sequence, encodes the following:
- the LOC135165051 gene encoding rap1 GTPase-GDP dissociation stimulator 1, giving the protein MEENHQNIERFIQELREVVKLKDKASEEQNEDIVRILDSLVDASKNSIDNNFEFEIKDMFLKLLTHESKAIIAKSAKAIAEIAKTESGRLKCTNGDLARTLMDLLKGDDVNVLTQTSRALGNICYENEQGKKLVQENDGLRYIIRVLQRGVKLEDKERAALLRNVGAGFLLNYLDDQESLQKTILEYDLVPTICDVLEIDGKTAGEAAMHAMFALEVLNDSSIQFLDERLTKVLVEILAGDSSSDLSHMCLELLHGQADSENAKMLLAKSGVCQLLLSLLEKHVSRCIDEETREVLKTACNLIVLIITGDESMNYLYDNSNGEVYKKLVSWLEEDCDEDLQVAAVLAMGNFARTDAHCESMVVQGIHKQLMKLLKNNNSSDGDIRFQHALLSAVRNLVIPYNNKPVMLRDGLIDVVYPMLEISTIPVIFKLLGTLRIVIDGQEEAATLLGKKEDLVKETIEWCGTEEASLVHGEANRLIAWLVTNSRNKDVILLLIKHGAIQYLSKMVIAPHALMQNEALLSLTIMTAMALEECQLELIKFGIQDIMIKFFRESVANLQPPIVENAITFINTMTKSDALKNYLKDSNLPEALEDFLNSEINMPTQKSKVKLLLDTLNV
- the LOC135165055 gene encoding transmembrane protein 242; the protein is MPLVSSGSSSWYLSSIDVMSGENVSPQNDTISRVNGDPGNLSVVKHTTDSKDNKFYGVLFLGAVTGMSAIIGFGSTVAAVRKKDPKYFEQGVVGVRGSTEAGVTLAMRALGWGTVYAVTGCSLLFYGIWKLSGATNAREFRNKMGSILPRISKNNPPQSRTEFEGLNDLLTYISEEWGKEKSEDSSK